Within Synechococcales cyanobacterium T60_A2020_003, the genomic segment GGCATGACCCCAGCCCAGCTAGAGTCCTTGGCTACACGAGAGCTTCGGATTGAGAAATTTAAGCAAGCCACCTGGGGGACAAAGCTAGAATCCTACTTCCTGCGGCGTAAAGACAAGCTGGATAAGGTGATCTACTCTCTGATTCGAACCAAGGATGCCGGCATTGCCCGTGAACTCTATTTCCGGATTCTGGAAGGCGAACAGTCCTTCGGGGAACTGGCGCGGGAATACTCCCAAGGGGTGGAATCCCAAACTGATGGGTTGATCGGCCCTGTAGAACTCAGCGTTCCCCACCCGATTTTGGCTCAAGTGTTGGCGAGCAGTCAGCCGGGTGAACTCTCTCCCCCAACGAATATTGGAGAGTGGATTGTCCTCGCTCGCCTAGAGAAATTCATTCCGGCTCAGATGGATGATGCCATGCGATCGCGCCTGTTGAATGAATGCTTTGCTACCTGGTTACAAGAACAACTCGCCAACGTTGATTTGTCCTCTATTCGTAAAACTCCTGAGCCGTCGATTGCCCCATGACGTACACGAAATCTGCCCTCCAAGAATTTCTAGGCACGATTCCTCCCTTTGATCGTCTGCCCGATGCCGTGCTGACACGCCTTGCTGAGGAATCCCAACTTTTGCGCTACCGCATGGGACAGCCCATTGTGGTTCGGGATACCATGCCCGCCCAAGTCTCGATCATTCACCAAGGCCAAGCCCGGTTCCTCGGCTATGATCCCCGCACAGAACGCCCCGTCACCCTAGAGCTAATGAAGTCTGGCGCGGTGTTGGGTTGGCTCGGCCTCGTGCGCGGCGTGCCCTGCGAAACGGCGATCGCCTCTACGGAAACGATCTGCCTAACCATTCCTGCGAGCGAATTCCTGGGGTTGCTCACCGGACAACCTGCCTTTGCCAACATTCTCCGCAGCCAGTGTTCCCTAATCGAAACCTTTGACCTACTGGGAGCGGAACTGCACCGACGCGCCATTGGCGATTACGACCTCAAGGAACTGACCCTGCGCGCCCAGCCAGAGGCGGTGGTTAAAAACCTATCCCCCGGTGCGGTTCCCCTGACTCAGCTCGAGCGCGATCGCCTCTGGTTTGTGAGTGGCGGTGGGGCGATCGCCAACTTTGAAGTCGGAAGCTGTATCGATCGCAGCAAAACCTCAGGAGCGATCGACGTTGTCGGTTCCTTCCCGGCACGGGTGATCGGCATCCCAGAGGCGATTGTACAGAGTGCGATGGTTCCGGTTGTTACCGCCGAGGTTATTGAAACCAACGGCGAAGAGAGTGCAACTGCCACCGCTCCCGGCCCCAGCCTTCCCCCGATTCCCATCGCACCCGATCGCCCGCCCGAGGGCACGCCCTTTTTTGTGGAAGACGATCGCGCCCATACCAAATCCTTGAGTCAGTACCCGTTTGTGCGGGGTCGCGGCGAAATTCCTGAAACCATCGCCTGCTTCCAAATGTTGGGACGCTATCTCCACATCCCGTTCCGACGCGACGTGATCGAGCGGGCACTGCGAAACCAGCTTCAGCGCACGGGCGGACTTTCCCTCGACCTCCTGGGTTCAGTAGCAGAATTTATGGGTCTGCACGCTCAACTGGTCTCCATTCCCGTCACGTCCCTTGGCCGCCTTGAAGCCCCCGCCATCATTCAATGGAAAGGCAAATATTGCCTCCTGTACGACATAGATGAGCGGGACGTTGTCATTGCGGTGCCGGATCAGGGGGTTCAGCGGATCAAAACCGAGAAAGTCTCCTCGACGTGGGGGACTCCGGTTGAAGCCCAGGAAGGCGTGCCTGCCGGAGAGCGCGGCGATGTGCTGATGCTCACGAAGACCAAGCAGACTCCCGAAAAACGTTTCGGTCTGGACTGGTTCTTGCCGTCGCTGGTGAAATATAAGCGGGTCTTGATTGAGGTTTTCATTGCCTCTTTCTTCGTCCAGCTTTTTGCCCTGGCCAACCCGTTGATGATTCAGATCATCATCGACAAGGTGATCGTGCAAAACAGCACAGATACGCTGCAAGTGCTGGGCATTTTTCTCTTGGTTCTCGCTATCTTTGAAGCGGTGCTGAGCAGTTTACGAACGTACCTGTTTGTAGACACCACGAACCGGATCGACATGGCCTTGGGATCGCAAATTATCGATCACCTATTGCGCCTCCCCTTACGCTATTTCGAGAAGCGTCCAGTGGGTGAACTCTCCACCCGCATCAACGAGCTTGAAAATATTCGCCAGTTCCTCACGGGTACGGCTCTAACCGTGGTGCTAGATGCGGTCTTCTCCGTCATCTACATCGTGGTCATGTTTGTATATAGCTGGCTGCTGACCATCGTTTCCCTGGCGATCGTACCGCTCTTTGTCGGGCTGGCGGTGGTGGCGTCACCGTTAATTCGTCAGCAACTCCGGGTAAAAGCAGAGCGCAACGCCGAGACCCAGTCGCACTTGGTGGAAGTCATCTCCGGTATTCAGACGGTGAAAGCGCAGAACATGGAACTGCGGGCTCGGTGGCAGTGGCAGGAACGCTATGCCCGCTACATCAGCGCGGGCTTTAAGACGGTGCTGACCTCCACCACTGCCGGATCGGCTAGTAATTTTCTGAACAAGCTATCAGCCCTACTCGTCCTCTGGGTGGGTGCGTACCTGGTTCTAAAAGGTCAGTTGACCTTGGGTCAGTTGATTGCGTTCCGAATTATTTCTGGGTATGTGACGAGTCCCCTCCTGCGTTTGGCTCAGCTCTGGCAGAGCTTCCAGGAAGTCGGCCTGTCCATTGAGCGTCTGAGTGACATTGTAGACACCCAGCCCGAAGCAGACGAACTGGATCGGCTGAATATCCCCATGCCGCCGATTCAGGGGGATGTGAAGTTTGATGAGGTATTCTTCCGGTTTGCGAAAACGGGGCCGTATCAGCTTAATGGCATCTCGGTGGAGTTTGAGCGGGGATCCTTTGTGGGGATCGTGGGGCTGAGCGGATCGGGTAAGAGTACGATGATGAAACTCTTGCCGCGTCTGTACGATTTGGAATCGGGTCGCATCTTAATTGATGGCTACGACATCAGTAAGGTCGAACTTTACTCCCTCCGTCAACAGGTCGGAATTGTGCCCCAAGACACGCTGTTATTTGACGGCACGGTTCAGGACAATATTGCGCTGACTTGCCCGAATGCGACGGCAGAGGAGATCATTGAGGCTGCCCGGATTGCTGCCGCTCACGACTTCGTCATGGGCTTGCCCCAGGGTTACAACACGCGCGTGGGTGAGCGGGGATCGGCTCTATCCGGGGGGCAACGCCAGCGGATCGCGATCGCCCGTACCGTTCTGCAAAATCCCCGTATCTTGATTTTGGATGAGGCCACCAGTGCGCTGGACTACGATTCCGAGCGTCAGGTTTGTTTGAACCTGGCCGAAAAATTCCGCGATCGCACCGTCTTCTTCATCACCCACCGTCTTAGCACCATCAAAAACGCTGACGTGATTCTGATGATGGATAAGGGGCACGTCGTTGAGCAAGGAACCCATGATGACCTCATGGCACTTCGGGGACGCTACTACTGTCTCTACCAACAGCAAGAAGCCCAGATGTAGAGATATGTAAGAAAGCTCCCTAAATTCTGATGAAGCGGCCTTTGGGTCGGCAGAATGGGAACAGAGGCGGGCGATCGCTCAGCCTCTACGATCACAACAAGCCGTCCATTGCGTTGGACAACTCAGTACATACCCGTATCTTTGGCGAACTTCATCACACTGCCGCGTTAAACCAGACCTATGGCCCAACTTTCTAGCAACGGAAACAAAACAAAGCCCGTCACCCTGAACGGTCAATCTCAATCCCAAGATCCGCAGGCGCAAACCGGGACAAACGGGCAACAAACCTCAACCCGTGAAGAAGTTTTCGACCAACCCGTGATCCTGCAACAAACACCGCTGTGGTCCCATGCCATCCTTTGGAGTATTGTTGGCGTCACCACATTTACGGTGCTTTGGGCAGCATTTGCCAAGGTGGAAGAGGCGGTGCAAGCACCTGGCAGATTGGAACCCGAAGGCGCTGTCCAAGAAGTGCAGGTTCCCATCAACGGGGTTGTGGATGAAATTCTGGTGGAAGATGGCGATCGCGTCGAAGAAGGGGAAGTCCTCGTTCGGCTCGACCCAACGGCATCCGAGGCCCAGCTTGATTCGCTGAAAGAAGTGCTGAAATCCGTTGAACAGGAAAATGCCTTCTACCGAGCCACTCTGTATGGGAAAGATAGTGATGCCAATACGGCCGATCTGAGCCTGTCCCCCGAAATGCAGGCACTGACGACAAACCGTTCTGCCATTCAAGCCGAGAATCAAGTCTTTGAAGCGTTGCTCAACGGCACTGCGGCAGATCTCAACCCCGAACAACTCGCCCGACTACAGTCTCAGGCCGTGGAGTCCTCCTCCCGAATTTCGGCGGCGCAGTTGGAAGTCTCTCAGTTAGAAGCTCAACGTGAGCAAAACAACATTGAACTGGTCGCTGGAGAACGTCGCCTTTCAATCGACCAATCTATTTTGGATGATTTGACACCGCTGTATGAGCAAGGCGGCATCGCTAAGCTGCAATATACCCGCCAACAGCAGCAGGTTTTGGATGATGCTGCCGAGGTCGCACGATTGCAAGAAGAGGCGCAGCGGTTGGAATATGCGATCGCCCAAGCCCAAGAGCGCTTTAACCGAGAAATTGCCGTTACTAATACAGACCTACTCAATCGGCTGGCGGAAAACAATAAGCGTCTAGCCGACATTGACAGCGAATTGAATAAAACGATTGTTCAAAACGATCAGCGCATTGCCGATTTGAAGAGCCAGATTAGTCAGGCCGAGCAACAAATTCGCTACCAGACGGTGCGTGCGCCTATTAGTGGCGTTGTATTTGATCTCCAAACCCAGAATCAAGGGGTGGTCGGTAGCCAAGGGCCAAGTCAACCTGTTTTAAAGATCGTGCCCAGCGATGATCTAATCGCCAAGGTGTACATTACCAACCGCGACATTGGGTTTGTGGAGCCGGGAATGGAGGTCGATGTGCGCGTGGATTCCTTTCCCTACAGCGAGTATGGCGACATCAAAGGAACGTTGGTCTGGATCGGGTCGGACGCTTTACCCCCCAATCAGCAAGAGCTACGCAAAAACTACACGTTTCCCGCCAAGATCGAGCTTGATCAACAAGAACTGATTGTTCGAGGACAGACGATTGACCTCCAATCGGGAATGTCAGTCAGCACCAACATTAAAACGCGCAAGCGAACCGTGTTGAGCATCTTTACTGACCTGTTCCTTCGCAAAGTAGAAAGCGTGACCACCTCGCGATGATGGCATAGGCGCTAGGCGTTACCGTACACCGGAATCGCCGCCCCCCGCACATCACCCGCCGCTGCCGAGGCCAAAAAACAAATGACCTCCCCTAAGGAATCGGGCTTGACCCATTGATCTGCATGGTCTGATCCCATTGCCGCCCGATTGGCCGGGGTATCAATCACGCTGGGTAATACGACATTAGCGGTGATATTGGTGCCCTTCGTTTCAGCGGCGATCGCCTTTGTGAGAGCCACCACCCCTGCTTTTGAGGCACTATAGGACGCCAATTGTGCGCCCGGTTCGACTGCCCCCCGGGAACCAACGGTCACAATTCGTCCATAGCCCTGTTCCCGCATGCGGCGTAGCCCATGCTTGCAAACCAGAAACGTCGTAGTGAGGTTCAAATCCAGATCAGCCCGCCATTGGTCTAATGCGTACTCGTGGGTATTACCCATCGAAAAGCC encodes:
- the fabG gene encoding 3-oxoacyl-ACP reductase FabG, producing MKNKHVLITGGTGGLGLGVTPLVLAQGAISVTLPYVHAREVDRLKGRLSPNDWLRVRCVEADLLNETAVARMVDAMERVDAVIHLVGGFSMGNTHEYALDQWRADLDLNLTTTFLVCKHGLRRMREQGYGRIVTVGSRGAVEPGAQLASYSASKAGVVALTKAIAAETKGTNITANVVLPSVIDTPANRAAMGSDHADQWVKPDSLGEVICFLASAAAGDVRGAAIPVYGNA
- a CDS encoding peptidase domain-containing ABC transporter; translation: MTYTKSALQEFLGTIPPFDRLPDAVLTRLAEESQLLRYRMGQPIVVRDTMPAQVSIIHQGQARFLGYDPRTERPVTLELMKSGAVLGWLGLVRGVPCETAIASTETICLTIPASEFLGLLTGQPAFANILRSQCSLIETFDLLGAELHRRAIGDYDLKELTLRAQPEAVVKNLSPGAVPLTQLERDRLWFVSGGGAIANFEVGSCIDRSKTSGAIDVVGSFPARVIGIPEAIVQSAMVPVVTAEVIETNGEESATATAPGPSLPPIPIAPDRPPEGTPFFVEDDRAHTKSLSQYPFVRGRGEIPETIACFQMLGRYLHIPFRRDVIERALRNQLQRTGGLSLDLLGSVAEFMGLHAQLVSIPVTSLGRLEAPAIIQWKGKYCLLYDIDERDVVIAVPDQGVQRIKTEKVSSTWGTPVEAQEGVPAGERGDVLMLTKTKQTPEKRFGLDWFLPSLVKYKRVLIEVFIASFFVQLFALANPLMIQIIIDKVIVQNSTDTLQVLGIFLLVLAIFEAVLSSLRTYLFVDTTNRIDMALGSQIIDHLLRLPLRYFEKRPVGELSTRINELENIRQFLTGTALTVVLDAVFSVIYIVVMFVYSWLLTIVSLAIVPLFVGLAVVASPLIRQQLRVKAERNAETQSHLVEVISGIQTVKAQNMELRARWQWQERYARYISAGFKTVLTSTTAGSASNFLNKLSALLVLWVGAYLVLKGQLTLGQLIAFRIISGYVTSPLLRLAQLWQSFQEVGLSIERLSDIVDTQPEADELDRLNIPMPPIQGDVKFDEVFFRFAKTGPYQLNGISVEFERGSFVGIVGLSGSGKSTMMKLLPRLYDLESGRILIDGYDISKVELYSLRQQVGIVPQDTLLFDGTVQDNIALTCPNATAEEIIEAARIAAAHDFVMGLPQGYNTRVGERGSALSGGQRQRIAIARTVLQNPRILILDEATSALDYDSERQVCLNLAEKFRDRTVFFITHRLSTIKNADVILMMDKGHVVEQGTHDDLMALRGRYYCLYQQQEAQM
- a CDS encoding HlyD family efflux transporter periplasmic adaptor subunit; amino-acid sequence: MAQLSSNGNKTKPVTLNGQSQSQDPQAQTGTNGQQTSTREEVFDQPVILQQTPLWSHAILWSIVGVTTFTVLWAAFAKVEEAVQAPGRLEPEGAVQEVQVPINGVVDEILVEDGDRVEEGEVLVRLDPTASEAQLDSLKEVLKSVEQENAFYRATLYGKDSDANTADLSLSPEMQALTTNRSAIQAENQVFEALLNGTAADLNPEQLARLQSQAVESSSRISAAQLEVSQLEAQREQNNIELVAGERRLSIDQSILDDLTPLYEQGGIAKLQYTRQQQQVLDDAAEVARLQEEAQRLEYAIAQAQERFNREIAVTNTDLLNRLAENNKRLADIDSELNKTIVQNDQRIADLKSQISQAEQQIRYQTVRAPISGVVFDLQTQNQGVVGSQGPSQPVLKIVPSDDLIAKVYITNRDIGFVEPGMEVDVRVDSFPYSEYGDIKGTLVWIGSDALPPNQQELRKNYTFPAKIELDQQELIVRGQTIDLQSGMSVSTNIKTRKRTVLSIFTDLFLRKVESVTTSR
- a CDS encoding peptidylprolyl isomerase is translated as MTVVLTVGSRSVTAEEVLPLLAGYQMLPKFLQEILIDEAIADVECSPEEIETACNTLYEQNNIVEEEARKAWLHQYGMTPAQLESLATRELRIEKFKQATWGTKLESYFLRRKDKLDKVIYSLIRTKDAGIARELYFRILEGEQSFGELAREYSQGVESQTDGLIGPVELSVPHPILAQVLASSQPGELSPPTNIGEWIVLARLEKFIPAQMDDAMRSRLLNECFATWLQEQLANVDLSSIRKTPEPSIAP